ATTTGCCCGAATACATAACATTATGTTTGTTTTTTCGGGGATTTTTAATGAATTAAAATCATAATCAATTTGTTCAACAATTTCAATGGCTTTCTTATCATTCAAAATAGGGTTTTCTTTTTTACTTTCCAGAGCTTTTCCTGCCAATGGTATAAGCAATGTTTCCTTTTCTTCCTTCAAAACAATCTTTTCCATTAGTATCTCTCCTAATAAATAATTTTCTCATCTTTCTCACTCCAATCATATAAAGAGGACAAATTTTATGTTATTGATACTTCTGGAAACTTAAAATCACCTAAATCACAATCAATGTTTTTGACAAAGAAAGGATCTGTTTTATAATTTTCCATAGTATAATTCATATCAGACCAGTAGGGCATAAACCCAAACTCTATTTTATTTATATTTTTAAATGGCAAATAATCTATTAACTCAAAAAAACTTATATTTTCAAGAGAAAAAATACCTACAAGTTTTAAAGTAGATTCCTTTTTTATAGCAATAATCATCGTATTTAATTCAGGAATTTCATAAATATAATCTTTAAGATAGCCTAAATAAATATGAAAAATATTTATACTTGAAGTATTTAAACAATCAAGTTTTTGTGAATAATTTATTCGATTATAAATATAATTCCATACCTTTTTACTATCATAATTAATTTTTTGAGGTTTTATATTATTATTAACTTCACATTTATATACTGGTAATTTTTCATAAACACGTTTGAATCCGAATTTTGGATAAAAATCTACCACACTATCATTGGCTGATAAATACATAGGAATACCTTCATATTCATCTAAAATATGGTTCATCAATATTCCTGAATAACCCTTCCCTCTGAATTCTTTTTTGGTAGCTACAGATCCTATTGAGAGAGCTAAATATTTTTTTTGATTAAAAACTAAATCTGTCTTAAAAACACTAATATTTGATACAATTTCATCATTATTAATATATGCATAACTTTCATAATTATCATCCCATAAATTTAAATCAAACCAAAACTGAAAATCAAAAAAAATATTCTTTAATAGATTATTTAAAAGGATTTGATAGTTTTTATCATTACTATTATTGAAAACAATATTCTCTTCTATTTTATTCATTTTAATAGTCTCCTATCTTGTTAATTATTAACTAGTTTCACCTGAAAAAATAACTTTTGTTATAATATAATTCAACAAATGAGAAAACATTCCTGTATTAAATAAGATATATATTGTCATAATTTTTTTAAATTTAATATAAGCTTTAAAATTTATACTTCAGCTATATTCTTGTTCTCAATCAATTTAAATGTTATATTAATTGTGAAAGATTTAACAAAATAAGAAAGGGGTAATTAATATGAATACTTTTACAATTCCACCTGAAATAAAATTTAATGAAAACTCATTAGATCATCTTTCTTCCTTAGATGGAAAAAGGGCTGTCTTGGTAACAGGAGGCAGTTCAATGAAAAAATATGGATTTTTGGATAAAGCTGAAAGACTTCTCTCGAAAGCTAATATAGAAAGTAAAATCATTGATGGAGTAGAACCTAATCCTTCAGTAAAAACTGTCCAAAAAGGTAAAGAAATAATGTTAGAATTTAATCCGGACTGGATTATTGCCATTGGAGGTGGTTCTGCTATAGATGCTGCTAAAGTGATGTGGACATTTTATGAATATCCAAATCTAAACTTTGAAGAAATTATTGAAGTAGGATCAATACCAAAATTAAGAAATAAAGCGAAATTTATAGCTATTCCTTCTACAAGTGGTACTGCTTCTGAAATTACAGCTTTTTCTGTGATTACCGATACAGAGAAAAAAATTAAATATCCAATTGTTTCTCCAGAAATTATACCGGATATTGCAATTGTAGATCCTAAAATACCTTCTACTATGCCTTCACATATAACAGCTAATACAGGAATGGATGTTCTTGCTCATGCAATTGAATCTTATGTATCCACTAATTCCAGTGATTATAGTAATCCTCTTGCTCTAAAAGCTATAAAATTAGTTTTCAATTATCTGCCTAAAGCTGTAGAAGATGGTGATAATATGAAAGCTAGAAGAAAAATGCATAATGCTTCAACAATGGCAGGAATGGCTTTTTCCAACTCTTCTCTTGGAATAGTTCACAGTCTGGCCCATAAAATCGGTGGTGAATTACACATAACTCATGGTCTGGCAAATGCAATTCTTTTACCGCATGTTATTGATTATAATTATGATTCAGCTCAGGATAAATTTAGAGAAATTGAAAATCAACTTGAAACTGATAGTTTAACTAATAAAATAAATGATTTAAATAAAAAAGTTAATATTCCTAACTCTTTTCAAGAAATTGATTGGCTGGATTATACAGATCAAGATTTTGAAGATATACTAACTAGAATGTCAGAAAATGCTCTGGAAGATCCCTGTACTCTTACAAATCCAAAAGAACCTACAGTTAATGACATGAAAAGATTATATGAAAAATCATATTATGGTAAATAAAGATAAAAGTGGGGATATAATATTATATCTCCACTTTTTTAATTAAAGATAACTGGCTAAAACCATTAAGCCATGTATAGTTGCTAATACAGCAGTAATATAAGCCAAAATTATATGATATTTAATTGGTATATGTGTCCATCCTCTCCGATTCATTCTAGGTATTGCTGCTGTGAAGATCAATAATAAATAAGTTAAAATACCTAGATAAACTACTATAGGATAATTGCCCCAATAAGTATATGCAATATTATTTAACCAAAGCATATAATTCCTCCTTCCTCACTTTATGCTTGAGTTTTTTTAGCATAAGCAACAATCTCTTTAATATGCTTTTTATTGACATAATTAGTCGGGTTATAATAGCTTTCAAGTATTGCTTTTTCGTCCTTTGTTTTATTTTTTTTATTTTCAAGAAATTTTTTATAGACATTTAACATTACTTTAAAAACACCTGTAACTTTCGTAAAATCAACGCCTCCAGGCAAATAAAAGAATTTATGAAATTCCAATTGCTCTTCAGTAAAATTATTTTTTTTG
The nucleotide sequence above comes from Halanaerobiales bacterium. Encoded proteins:
- a CDS encoding GNAT family N-acetyltransferase — its product is MNKIEENIVFNNSNDKNYQILLNNLLKNIFFDFQFWFDLNLWDDNYESYAYINNDEIVSNISVFKTDLVFNQKKYLALSIGSVATKKEFRGKGYSGILMNHILDEYEGIPMYLSANDSVVDFYPKFGFKRVYEKLPVYKCEVNNNIKPQKINYDSKKVWNYIYNRINYSQKLDCLNTSSINIFHIYLGYLKDYIYEIPELNTMIIAIKKESTLKLVGIFSLENISFFELIDYLPFKNINKIEFGFMPYWSDMNYTMENYKTDPFFVKNIDCDLGDFKFPEVSIT
- a CDS encoding iron-containing alcohol dehydrogenase — its product is MNTFTIPPEIKFNENSLDHLSSLDGKRAVLVTGGSSMKKYGFLDKAERLLSKANIESKIIDGVEPNPSVKTVQKGKEIMLEFNPDWIIAIGGGSAIDAAKVMWTFYEYPNLNFEEIIEVGSIPKLRNKAKFIAIPSTSGTASEITAFSVITDTEKKIKYPIVSPEIIPDIAIVDPKIPSTMPSHITANTGMDVLAHAIESYVSTNSSDYSNPLALKAIKLVFNYLPKAVEDGDNMKARRKMHNASTMAGMAFSNSSLGIVHSLAHKIGGELHITHGLANAILLPHVIDYNYDSAQDKFREIENQLETDSLTNKINDLNKKVNIPNSFQEIDWLDYTDQDFEDILTRMSENALEDPCTLTNPKEPTVNDMKRLYEKSYYGK